A region from the Thermoplasmatales archaeon genome encodes:
- a CDS encoding putative integral membrane protein codes for MSSEKIENKPEVKIRENEGGVPIEKWRLHFIAYAVIYINFAFVMWYLVGYLNIAALVSIWALLIISGVFILYAVAFRTEGSISKLLPLIAFSFALVVSIAAYLQFFPSTTTDEMIIDSYAAYLTIHGTDPYINANMANVFIHYKAISFLSTPLLSGGIVTYFDYPGLAALVFIPAILLGLPAFTVTIFFDIASLFLIFFYYKRKGFTTSLPVMALVMGLVAEYGIFSASGVTDVIWVFLLGVAYVFRKKPWVAGIFYGLSVAFKQIPALIFPFFLYFIYMENGGERKQAISFTGFTALSFFAINMPYIIPNASDWFVNITSIATLKIIGIGVGPSILSFTGVLHLPSEFFSISLIALTIALFFIYIIHYDRFKYGFFAFPIIIFLLDYRSLINYLIYWPFLVLLLLPDFSSDRTAIMEKQKSSPLSRHHFLASLEHSAIRNKKSTAVAIVILIFLATVVSAGFYYSQADSTPLVINSVQNIGDPFMVAGNVTYMQLNISYTPAPGDPALMALHYRILYSTLGAAGANGLMWYGSNPYVQKGYNSVDIYPTSSNSLLPATSTKFEVTAYGNSTSYLATYTYDKPISIPNTPINNPTLSFLTNGTGGVLFPGWTWESSLKGNYPLSVPNGIVMIANSSNQANPIHEALNSNINYTYLVSHNLSLNFNATAIKGSIVDNTSDPSTLFYGPVITLDSQYKFYIIYNNSAIPTNLLTQTTNATSYVFYTNHSSVNFRALNESIIAHNNLNKSINPVNNAVLSYVLNYDSPGEVTVEIGNLSLNSN; via the coding sequence TCAGAGAAAATCGAGAATAAGCCGGAAGTTAAAATCCGGGAAAACGAGGGGGGCGTTCCAATTGAAAAGTGGAGATTGCATTTTATCGCATATGCAGTGATTTACATAAATTTTGCATTTGTCATGTGGTACCTTGTTGGATATCTCAACATAGCGGCCCTCGTATCCATTTGGGCTTTGCTGATAATTTCCGGCGTGTTTATACTCTATGCAGTTGCCTTCAGGACTGAGGGATCAATTTCAAAACTGCTTCCCCTCATAGCGTTCTCATTTGCACTTGTAGTGTCCATTGCGGCTTATCTTCAGTTCTTCCCAAGCACCACGACAGATGAGATGATAATAGACAGTTATGCCGCTTACCTGACTATCCATGGAACTGATCCGTACATTAACGCCAATATGGCGAATGTTTTCATACATTACAAAGCGATAAGTTTTCTATCCACCCCCCTCCTTTCAGGCGGTATTGTAACATATTTTGATTATCCCGGACTTGCAGCGCTCGTATTTATCCCTGCTATACTCTTGGGGTTACCGGCATTCACCGTTACCATATTCTTCGACATTGCATCACTGTTCCTAATCTTCTTCTATTACAAGCGAAAGGGTTTCACTACAAGCCTTCCCGTTATGGCCCTCGTAATGGGGCTGGTTGCAGAATACGGCATCTTCTCTGCAAGTGGAGTTACCGATGTTATATGGGTATTTCTCCTGGGCGTAGCATACGTTTTTAGGAAAAAACCATGGGTAGCAGGGATATTCTACGGGCTTTCAGTGGCTTTCAAGCAGATACCTGCCCTGATATTTCCATTCTTCCTTTATTTTATATATATGGAGAATGGGGGTGAGAGGAAACAGGCAATTTCATTCACCGGCTTCACTGCTCTTTCCTTCTTCGCCATAAACATGCCTTATATCATCCCAAATGCTTCTGACTGGTTTGTCAACATAACTTCCATTGCCACACTAAAAATCATAGGAATAGGAGTGGGTCCATCTATCCTTTCATTCACAGGAGTCCTGCACCTTCCCTCAGAATTCTTCTCCATTTCCCTTATTGCACTGACCATTGCGCTCTTCTTCATCTACATAATACACTATGACCGTTTCAAGTACGGTTTCTTCGCATTTCCCATAATCATTTTCCTGCTGGACTACAGGTCACTTATCAACTACCTTATCTACTGGCCATTCCTTGTGTTGCTCCTTCTCCCTGATTTCAGCTCAGACAGAACTGCAATAATGGAGAAGCAAAAGAGCTCCCCGTTATCAAGGCATCACTTTCTGGCTTCGTTAGAGCATTCTGCCATAAGAAATAAGAAATCCACAGCAGTGGCAATAGTGATCTTGATATTCCTGGCCACGGTAGTATCTGCTGGTTTCTATTACTCGCAGGCTGATTCAACACCACTTGTAATTAACAGTGTGCAGAACATTGGCGACCCGTTTATGGTAGCAGGTAATGTGACATATATGCAACTGAACATTTCATATACGCCTGCGCCCGGAGACCCGGCATTAATGGCGCTTCACTACAGAATTTTATACAGTACTCTGGGCGCAGCCGGTGCAAATGGACTAATGTGGTACGGATCGAATCCTTACGTTCAAAAGGGGTACAATTCCGTTGACATTTACCCAACATCATCGAATTCACTTCTGCCTGCAACTTCGACTAAATTTGAGGTGACTGCATACGGAAACAGCACATCTTACCTGGCCACTTACACATACGATAAACCAATCTCAATCCCAAACACCCCGATAAACAACCCAACACTTTCTTTCCTGACTAACGGTACTGGCGGAGTCCTGTTCCCGGGTTGGACGTGGGAATCGTCATTAAAAGGAAACTACCCCCTTTCAGTCCCCAACGGGATAGTCATGATTGCCAACAGTTCCAATCAGGCTAATCCTATTCACGAAGCTCTTAATTCGAACATTAATTACACATATCTTGTTTCCCATAATTTATCCCTTAATTTCAACGCAACGGCAATTAAGGGCAGTATAGTGGACAATACCAGCGATCCTTCCACTTTGTTCTACGGACCTGTAATAACTCTTGATTCCCAGTATAAATTCTATATTATATATAATAATAGCGCAATTCCCACTAACCTCTTAACACAAACGACGAACGCGACAAGTTATGTTTTTTACACAAACCATTCATCAGTTAATTTCAGGGCACTAAATGAGTCTATTATTGCCCACAATAACCTTAATAAATCAATTAATCCAGTAAATAACGCAGTTCTAAGCTATGTTCTCAATTATGATTCACCGGGGGAAGTTACGGTTGAGATTGGAAACCTGTCCCTGAACAGTAATTGA
- a CDS encoding undecaprenyl phosphate 4-deoxy-4-formamido-L-arabinose transferase, translating to MSLATGKYIAVMDADLQHPPETLRSMFAAIEKGSDMVIASRYMSGGSAEEFSFFRKLVSKSATFIAHLMLQETKVLTDPLSGFFIFRKGIIEQDQINSSGYKILLEIVVKGSGTKFVEVPYRFNPRLKGKSKLSLTENLNYLRLVLGLSGYRPLKFVSVGISGILVNEGILYLLAYSGFFHGAITHPVFAAIPSIEFSILTNFSVNNFWTFGSRRKGHLISKAARYNMFAGIGGVINYVAFVLLTLGISFNYLALNLLGIFFGVFANYIFSEMFVWPKENELEKL from the coding sequence ATGAGCCTTGCAACCGGAAAATATATTGCTGTCATGGATGCGGACCTGCAACATCCACCTGAAACCCTTAGAAGCATGTTTGCTGCCATAGAAAAAGGGAGCGACATGGTAATTGCCTCAAGGTACATGTCCGGAGGCAGCGCCGAGGAGTTTTCCTTTTTCAGGAAACTGGTATCAAAATCTGCTACCTTCATAGCTCATCTCATGCTTCAGGAAACAAAGGTACTCACAGATCCGTTATCCGGCTTCTTCATCTTCAGGAAAGGAATAATAGAGCAGGATCAGATCAATTCCAGCGGTTACAAGATCCTGCTTGAAATAGTAGTGAAAGGTTCAGGTACAAAATTTGTTGAAGTCCCGTACAGATTCAATCCCCGGCTAAAGGGAAAAAGCAAATTGAGCTTGACTGAAAACCTCAATTACCTTCGACTTGTGCTTGGCCTTTCCGGGTACAGGCCATTGAAATTTGTATCTGTGGGTATATCAGGAATACTGGTGAATGAGGGAATCCTTTACCTTCTGGCATATTCCGGTTTCTTCCATGGTGCCATAACACATCCTGTCTTTGCAGCAATACCGTCCATAGAATTCTCAATTCTGACAAACTTTTCCGTAAACAATTTCTGGACGTTTGGAAGCAGGAGAAAGGGACACCTGATTTCCAAAGCTGCAAGATACAATATGTTTGCAGGCATAGGCGGAGTCATAAACTACGTTGCCTTTGTTCTCCTTACCCTGGGCATATCGTTCAATTACCTTGCCCTGAACCTCCTTGGCATTTTCTTCGGGGTTTTTGCAAATTATATCTTCAGTGAAATGTTTGTTTGGCCTAAGGAGAATGAGCTGGAAAAACTGTGA
- a CDS encoding ribosomal-protein-S5-alanine N-acetyltransferase, with the protein MIPESVFERTAVIETERLILRGPRKDDIYDVFAMKSDPLVTVPYCREPYTMTEQAVKWIASLEEGTKAKNAVMWFITIKGKGNVIGDCPLWNLDSESSCGELGYELNKAYWGKGIATEATSAIIDYGFKEMKLNRIEACPFSNNELSTSLLEKLGFTLEGRLRQRTFFRGKYFDQLYYGLLKEERKHGK; encoded by the coding sequence TTGATTCCTGAATCTGTATTCGAGCGCACAGCAGTTATCGAGACCGAAAGACTCATACTGCGTGGACCCAGAAAAGATGACATTTATGATGTGTTTGCAATGAAATCTGACCCCTTGGTGACAGTGCCGTACTGCAGGGAGCCTTATACAATGACTGAACAGGCTGTAAAGTGGATTGCTTCACTGGAAGAGGGAACTAAAGCAAAGAATGCCGTAATGTGGTTCATTACCATAAAAGGCAAGGGAAATGTGATAGGAGACTGCCCGTTATGGAACCTGGACAGCGAATCATCATGCGGTGAGCTGGGGTATGAACTGAACAAAGCTTATTGGGGAAAGGGAATAGCAACAGAAGCAACATCCGCCATCATAGATTATGGCTTCAAAGAGATGAAGCTTAACAGGATCGAGGCCTGTCCATTTAGCAACAATGAACTGTCCACATCATTGCTTGAAAAACTAGGATTCACTTTGGAGGGCAGGCTTAGGCAGCGTACATTTTTCAGGGGTAAGTACTTCGATCAGCTATACTACGGTTTACTCAAGGAAGAACGTAAGCACGGTAAGTAA
- a CDS encoding heat shock protein HtpX — protein sequence MNLDENSIKKYFGVRLILGSVSWPVVFLMSLFFAVNIENLRFSILLLFTLSIFVFSISSIEWKIDKIFKDIESSLYEYIKENTYLFVLFFVYIGFDYIFVSVNYNFYFSIILLNLVFIIVLFLLYFNPFLFFWIKKSKPLSDEIILNKAKEIGDKLGVTIEKLFVYDSDKMKVANAFQSGIKDYYIFITSYLIKNLSFDEIIAVVAHEIVHASKRHVRNLTLLSISTIFISMNLLVVSISNHSLIGVIISFALSFFVFFGLTPYIQRHFEREADIEGSRLTSPRDLAEALRKLSRINLIPMSYSSFLNMSHPSFEERINYLSKLEEK from the coding sequence ATGAATCTAGATGAGAATTCGATCAAAAAATACTTCGGAGTCCGGCTAATATTGGGCTCAGTGAGTTGGCCAGTAGTATTCTTAATGAGCCTATTCTTTGCGGTCAATATAGAAAACTTACGATTTTCTATCTTATTATTATTCACGTTGAGCATTTTTGTTTTTTCTATATCATCTATTGAATGGAAGATAGATAAAATCTTTAAGGATATAGAGTCCAGCTTATATGAATACATTAAGGAAAACACATATTTATTTGTATTATTCTTTGTATATATTGGATTTGATTATATTTTTGTGAGTGTCAATTATAATTTTTATTTCTCTATCATTTTGCTTAATTTGGTATTTATTATTGTACTCTTTTTATTATACTTTAACCCATTTCTGTTTTTCTGGATTAAAAAATCAAAACCATTATCTGATGAAATAATTTTGAATAAAGCAAAAGAAATTGGAGACAAACTTGGTGTGACGATCGAGAAATTGTTTGTCTATGACTCTGACAAGATGAAGGTAGCAAACGCCTTTCAATCTGGGATTAAGGATTATTATATTTTCATTACTTCGTATCTTATAAAGAACCTTAGTTTTGATGAAATCATCGCAGTTGTTGCCCATGAAATAGTTCATGCAAGTAAGAGACATGTGAGGAATTTAACTCTGCTTTCTATTTCTACCATATTTATAAGTATGAATTTATTAGTCGTATCAATCTCTAACCACTCCCTGATTGGAGTAATTATTTCATTTGCCCTTTCATTTTTTGTATTTTTTGGGCTCACTCCCTATATACAGAGACATTTTGAAAGAGAAGCTGATATTGAGGGAAGCAGGCTTACAAGTCCACGAGACTTGGCTGAGGCACTGAGGAAGCTGTCAAGAATAAATCTCATCCCGATGAGTTATTCGAGTTTCCTTAACATGAGTCACCCATCTTTTGAAGAAAGAATAAACTACCTTTCAAAGTTGGAGGAGAAATAA
- a CDS encoding Transposase, with the protein MHIPLNIHMRYCPMFLRITKVRRGSAVLEYASIAERLVVDHVQKTVTLKYLGPVKSAADTERYRKVLDEYREAMRKFSLNDLKIRPTLSFGIFYAARSIMERNGISGILKKHTRTYAGILSFMIISRLFEPSSDIDLVDLEKRVYYPWELQISEDNVYRSLDSLLAGKDDIEIEIFNALKPDTSTVHYDLTSSYFEGREDNDLVLFGYSRDKKRGKEQIVIGLVMADGIPIHHEVWPGNTIDPKTLESTISVLKERFHIKNVIIIADRAFGRSKSLDLLDQNLYITAAYRWDQPYRSILMNTDFTDSLVMDDLVMKKVAISVDQVMKDDSTGDQKRLAEKRIYIAVYNRKREDLDLKDLNDRIDTVKKRISEIPDQKELKKSLGKLRSLVKFPETGAVLNEKRIEILKKLAGRFLIVTNADLPESEIVSAYKDQWQIERSFRTIKSFIEIRPVYHRKSERIRAHVFVCVLSLLVSRIMEKLSGRTIDSIRKDLNYLDVVPVTVEKRDLYISSESSAASDILKSLGLPYPGIRESAHT; encoded by the coding sequence ATGCACATACCTTTAAATATTCATATGCGATATTGCCCTATGTTCCTGAGAATTACAAAGGTCAGGAGGGGATCTGCAGTACTGGAATATGCATCCATCGCGGAAAGGCTGGTTGTGGATCACGTGCAGAAAACCGTTACCCTGAAATATCTCGGTCCCGTGAAGTCCGCAGCGGATACGGAAAGATACCGGAAAGTGCTGGACGAATACAGGGAAGCCATGAGGAAATTCTCCCTGAATGACCTTAAGATCAGGCCAACACTCTCCTTCGGGATATTCTATGCAGCCAGATCCATAATGGAGAGAAATGGCATATCAGGGATACTGAAAAAACATACTCGCACCTACGCTGGGATATTATCCTTCATGATCATTTCCCGGCTGTTTGAACCCTCGTCCGACATTGATCTGGTCGATCTGGAAAAGAGGGTGTACTATCCATGGGAATTACAAATAAGCGAGGACAATGTTTACAGATCCCTTGATTCTCTTCTGGCGGGGAAGGATGACATCGAGATCGAAATATTCAACGCACTGAAACCGGACACCTCCACGGTGCATTATGACCTGACATCATCATATTTTGAGGGCAGGGAGGATAATGATCTGGTATTATTCGGTTATTCCCGTGATAAGAAAAGAGGAAAGGAGCAGATTGTTATCGGTCTTGTCATGGCAGACGGGATACCCATACACCATGAGGTGTGGCCCGGCAATACCATCGATCCGAAAACACTTGAATCCACCATATCGGTGCTGAAGGAGAGATTCCATATAAAAAACGTGATAATCATTGCGGACAGGGCATTCGGAAGATCCAAATCGTTGGATCTCCTGGATCAGAACCTGTATATCACCGCTGCATACAGGTGGGACCAGCCGTACCGCAGCATCCTCATGAATACGGATTTCACTGACAGTCTTGTGATGGATGACCTGGTCATGAAGAAAGTCGCCATAAGCGTGGATCAGGTGATGAAGGATGATTCCACCGGAGATCAGAAGAGACTTGCTGAAAAGAGGATATACATTGCGGTATACAACAGGAAGAGGGAAGATCTGGATCTGAAGGATCTCAATGACAGGATCGATACTGTAAAGAAGAGAATATCCGAGATTCCGGATCAGAAGGAACTGAAGAAGTCTCTGGGGAAGCTGAGATCACTGGTGAAGTTCCCGGAGACCGGTGCAGTGTTGAACGAAAAACGCATAGAAATACTGAAAAAGCTTGCAGGAAGATTCCTCATCGTCACCAATGCTGATCTGCCGGAAAGTGAAATTGTGTCAGCTTACAAGGATCAGTGGCAGATTGAGCGTTCATTCAGGACAATAAAGTCGTTTATCGAGATCAGGCCGGTATACCACAGGAAATCAGAAAGAATCAGGGCGCATGTCTTTGTATGCGTATTGTCGCTTCTTGTTTCAAGGATAATGGAAAAACTTTCCGGCAGGACAATCGACAGCATAAGGAAGGATCTCAATTACCTGGATGTCGTTCCTGTTACAGTTGAAAAGAGAGATCTGTATATTTCATCGGAGAGCAGTGCAGCTTCAGATATTTTGAAAAGCCTTGGACTGCCATATCCAGGGATCCGGGAAAGTGCACATACATAA
- a CDS encoding IS2 repressor TnpA produces the protein MNSKHSTEEKLQIVMESLMDNVSQAEICRRHGIYPVQLIRWKEQFIQGGKTALAQRRSSDSRDEEIADLKKIIGDQSLVIDAFKKRLQGRSK, from the coding sequence ATGAATTCAAAACATTCAACGGAAGAGAAACTCCAGATTGTTATGGAATCTTTAATGGATAATGTTTCACAGGCAGAGATATGCCGGAGGCATGGCATATACCCTGTGCAGTTGATCAGGTGGAAGGAACAGTTCATCCAGGGCGGAAAGACAGCGCTGGCTCAGAGAAGGAGTTCCGACAGCAGAGACGAGGAGATCGCTGACCTGAAGAAGATCATTGGAGATCAGAGCCTTGTCATAGATGCTTTTAAAAAAAGGCTTCAAGGGAGGTCAAAATGA
- a CDS encoding putative transposase OrfB — protein MMVIEDLKPTMSLRNISRISGISLSGYYYKPKERHIQRIDSSTKERIREIASERPTYGYRRVWAILRNHGTRVNQKTVRKVLKDNNLSLPASKHRGRTKSRNLFKPTAPDQLWETDITYIPTESGMTYLMCIKDCFTKEWRGYHYSRSCMAKDAIRSVENAVLMAFDRSVPEGLVLRTDNGPQYISHEFRNAMKLLGIKLEYIQKHTPEDNGDIESFHNSIKTDYIWPNELKDFHDASISIERAFTDYNEYRPHSSIDYLPPREFRRKFLDDPAFREKFEKKEVEVTLDEN, from the coding sequence ATGATGGTCATTGAAGATCTGAAACCCACGATGTCCCTGAGGAATATCTCAAGAATATCCGGGATTTCCCTGTCCGGATATTATTACAAACCTAAGGAGAGGCACATTCAGAGGATTGATTCTTCTACAAAGGAAAGGATCAGGGAGATTGCCTCTGAAAGGCCAACATACGGATACAGGAGAGTGTGGGCAATACTGAGGAATCATGGAACGAGGGTGAACCAGAAGACTGTCAGGAAGGTGCTGAAGGATAACAATCTAAGCCTTCCTGCATCGAAGCACAGAGGAAGAACAAAGTCCAGGAATCTTTTCAAACCCACTGCACCGGATCAGCTCTGGGAGACTGACATCACCTATATCCCCACAGAATCCGGAATGACGTACCTGATGTGCATAAAGGACTGCTTCACGAAAGAATGGCGGGGATACCATTATTCCAGATCCTGCATGGCAAAGGATGCCATAAGATCCGTGGAGAATGCTGTTCTGATGGCATTCGATAGATCTGTTCCGGAAGGCCTGGTACTGAGGACAGATAACGGTCCCCAGTACATATCACACGAGTTCAGGAATGCCATGAAATTACTGGGAATCAAGCTTGAATATATACAGAAACATACTCCGGAGGATAATGGAGATATTGAGTCGTTCCATAATTCAATCAAGACAGACTATATCTGGCCTAATGAACTCAAGGACTTCCATGATGCTTCTATTTCCATAGAAAGAGCATTCACAGACTACAATGAATACAGGCCACATTCATCCATTGATTATCTTCCACCAAGGGAGTTCAGGAGGAAGTTCCTGGATGATCCAGCTTTCAGGGAGAAGTTTGAGAAAAAAGAAGTTGAGGTGACACTAGATGAGAATTGA
- a CDS encoding site-specific tyrosine recombinase XerC, which translates to MVKILFKAGIRYIEIVHLTVDDFSLGDDKIIVRAGKNEKYRDVPLFPSVRAAFLKYLPFSEVLIEKINKSTRS; encoded by the coding sequence ATGGTCAAAATTCTCTTTAAAGCCGGTATAAGATACATAGAAATTGTTCATCTTACCGTTGATGACTTCAGCCTTGGGGATGACAAGATCATAGTCAGAGCCGGAAAGAATGAAAAGTACAGGGATGTCCCATTATTCCCAAGTGTAAGGGCTGCTTTTCTGAAGTATCTGCCATTCAGTGAGGTTTTGATAGAAAAGATCAATAAGAGCACTAGGTCATAG
- a CDS encoding Site-specific recombinase XerD: protein MTYDDLHSTLKKTLRRAGIKRRIYPHLFRHTRATILASRATEAPLETQMDWMHVSRMTQTYLHLSGRDHNMAILKVYGIEVKEDSSIDSERPLNCPRCNEPNDKITRF from the coding sequence ATGACTTACGATGACCTGCATTCTACTCTCAAAAAGACCTTGAGAAGGGCAGGGATCAAGAGAAGAATATACCCGCATCTTTTCAGGCATACTCGTGCAACAATACTGGCATCTAGGGCTACTGAGGCGCCGTTAGAAACTCAAATGGACTGGATGCATGTGTCAAGAATGACCCAGACATATTTGCATCTGTCAGGGAGAGACCATAATATGGCAATCCTTAAGGTATATGGGATAGAAGTGAAAGAAGATTCATCCATAGATTCCGAGAGACCGTTGAACTGCCCAAGATGCAATGAGCCAAATGACAAAATTACAAGATTCTAA